The following proteins come from a genomic window of Campylobacter concisus:
- a CDS encoding TonB-dependent siderophore receptor, protein MNKFRISAVLCFAISALNATDVSLDGISVEDSTDDGYRATTSEVGKTNTPILEIPQTVNVVTQQQLKDKKPETLAESLQNVSGVSYGNTTGGIFDSIIKRGFGGGRDGSIMRNGVPASVMHSFNKTVESVEVLKGPASLLYGAQEPGGIINMVTKKPKYDFSNEIWAGIGNRNYWSAGFDTTGPIADSGFAYRFIFDMMQKDYWREFGEYKNVLFAPSLSYKGDDYRINLAYTHTRSTDPIDRGMYLVPSTGKLLPIDKKRRLDEPFNKLKTRLDTVDVNFEKNIGEDWLLRGAYAFSRSKHDYGHIRLMNVNLNTGVAARRNEYYDGFIHRTHAGSLNLNGYVKTGEIEHNLLFGIDAKEYYRYRPGGLKDTGNHLNINIYNPIYGIVGLPTARESSIQYQKLKTIGFYAQDSINLTENLIYSLGTRYEYYDQVARGTTSGPNSTDQQDDKFTWQTGLLYLLTPEWSVYTNYAQSFNPQMAISGDDIGDIKPEEGKSIELGTKFQNDSITASAAVFNIDKKNIMRTVNSVSTPVGEARSRGFEFDFNGRVTQGLSVGASYAYTKTEVRKDSGAFAVLVGKPLEATPKHQASLFANYDFSRLGAKGLRIGGGARYFGSWYTYYMRTNLPAVPAGTGFKMDDAIVYDAFISYDTKIAGYETNFSFNVKNLTDKLYYTSSSTGTQANIIPIQPGYARQFMLTASVKF, encoded by the coding sequence ATGAATAAATTTCGCATTAGTGCGGTGCTTTGTTTTGCTATTTCTGCTTTAAATGCTACTGATGTAAGCTTAGATGGTATCAGCGTTGAAGATAGCACAGACGATGGATATAGAGCCACAACGAGCGAAGTAGGCAAAACAAATACGCCTATTTTAGAGATCCCGCAGACGGTAAACGTCGTGACGCAACAACAGCTAAAAGATAAAAAACCGGAGACTCTAGCCGAGAGCCTTCAAAACGTGAGCGGAGTTAGCTACGGAAACACCACGGGCGGCATCTTTGACTCGATCATAAAAAGAGGATTCGGCGGCGGACGCGACGGCTCGATCATGCGTAACGGCGTGCCCGCTAGCGTCATGCATAGCTTTAACAAAACCGTAGAAAGCGTCGAGGTGCTAAAAGGCCCGGCTAGCTTGCTCTACGGCGCGCAAGAGCCCGGCGGCATAATAAATATGGTCACTAAAAAGCCAAAATACGACTTCTCAAACGAAATTTGGGCTGGTATCGGCAACCGCAACTACTGGAGCGCAGGCTTTGACACCACGGGACCGATCGCGGATAGCGGCTTTGCGTATAGATTTATATTTGATATGATGCAAAAAGACTACTGGAGGGAGTTTGGCGAATATAAAAACGTCCTCTTTGCGCCTTCGCTCTCGTATAAAGGCGATGATTACCGCATAAATTTAGCCTATACGCACACGCGCTCGACCGATCCGATCGACCGCGGTATGTATCTGGTGCCAAGCACGGGCAAGCTACTTCCGATAGATAAGAAAAGACGTCTTGACGAGCCGTTTAATAAACTAAAAACCAGACTCGACACCGTGGACGTAAATTTTGAAAAAAATATCGGCGAGGACTGGCTACTGCGCGGCGCTTACGCGTTTTCCCGCTCCAAGCACGACTACGGTCACATCAGGCTAATGAACGTAAATTTAAACACGGGCGTTGCAGCTAGACGAAACGAATACTACGACGGATTTATCCACCGCACACATGCTGGATCACTAAATTTAAACGGCTACGTTAAAACCGGTGAGATAGAGCATAATTTACTCTTTGGCATTGATGCAAAGGAATACTATCGTTATAGGCCAGGTGGTCTAAAAGATACAGGTAATCACTTAAACATCAACATATATAATCCTATCTATGGAATAGTAGGACTACCAACTGCCAGAGAGTCAAGCATCCAGTACCAAAAGCTAAAAACTATCGGATTTTACGCACAAGATAGCATAAATTTAACTGAAAATTTGATCTACTCTTTAGGAACTAGGTATGAATACTACGACCAAGTAGCTCGCGGCACAACTAGTGGGCCAAATAGCACAGATCAGCAAGATGATAAATTTACGTGGCAAACTGGACTTTTATATCTACTAACGCCCGAGTGGTCGGTCTATACCAACTACGCACAAAGTTTCAACCCACAAATGGCGATCAGCGGCGACGACATCGGCGACATAAAGCCCGAAGAAGGCAAAAGCATAGAGCTTGGAACTAAATTTCAAAATGACAGCATAACGGCTAGCGCGGCGGTCTTTAACATCGATAAGAAAAACATTATGCGCACCGTAAATAGCGTAAGTACGCCCGTGGGCGAGGCGCGCTCTAGAGGCTTTGAGTTTGACTTTAACGGCCGCGTGACGCAAGGGCTAAGCGTAGGCGCTAGCTACGCATACACTAAAACCGAGGTGCGCAAGGATAGCGGCGCGTTTGCCGTGCTAGTGGGCAAACCGCTAGAGGCCACGCCTAAGCACCAAGCGAGCCTCTTTGCCAACTACGACTTTAGCCGCCTAGGCGCAAAAGGCCTAAGGATCGGCGGCGGAGCGAGGTACTTTGGCTCATGGTACACCTACTACATGAGGACGAATTTACCGGCCGTGCCTGCGGGAACGGGCTTTAAGATGGACGACGCGATCGTTTACGACGCATTTATCAGCTACGATACCAAGATCGCGGGCTACGAGACGAATTTCTCGTTTAACGTCAAAAACTTGACCGATAAGCTCTACTATACATCCTCGTCGACCGGCACGCAGGCTAATATCATACCGATACAGCCGGGGTATGCGAGGCAGTTTATGCTGACTGCGAGCGTTAAATTCTAA
- a CDS encoding phospholipase A, which produces MMSKILLFLSLGLSFLMASGLDDFKRAQELEQSGDIKAAMQIYKELAKSSLNEQKAVQNVQASEPAPREAKLKQADLLREDKSGKNLQNALGIELYKFNYLLPVTYAKNVPNDERKSVETKFQISLAKPLFYDLFGLRESLVAAYTQTSWWQITRTSAPFRETNYQPEIFLNFASPKYLEQIGVKSLKFGLLHESNGRDGSNSRSWNRAYVQSDFVFGKLSISPRAWMVVGNKGDNKDILKYIGHGDVRLSYNLNDHIFSLMLRNNLHFDKTNKGAAEISYMFPIFSTGVYGYLQYFTGYGESLIDYNRHTDKFGLGFVILK; this is translated from the coding sequence ATGATGAGTAAAATTTTATTGTTTTTAAGCCTTGGCCTTAGTTTTTTGATGGCAAGTGGGCTAGATGATTTTAAAAGAGCACAAGAGCTGGAGCAAAGTGGCGACATAAAGGCTGCGATGCAAATTTATAAAGAGCTAGCCAAAAGCTCTTTAAACGAGCAAAAAGCGGTGCAAAATGTGCAAGCAAGCGAACCAGCGCCAAGAGAGGCGAAGCTAAAGCAAGCTGATCTTTTAAGAGAAGATAAAAGTGGTAAAAATTTACAAAATGCACTTGGTATCGAGCTTTATAAATTTAACTACCTTTTGCCAGTAACTTATGCTAAAAATGTGCCAAACGATGAGCGAAAAAGCGTTGAAACTAAGTTTCAAATAAGCCTTGCAAAGCCGTTATTTTATGATCTATTTGGGCTTAGAGAGAGCCTTGTGGCAGCCTACACGCAGACATCTTGGTGGCAAATAACAAGAACTTCAGCGCCATTTCGTGAGACAAACTATCAGCCAGAAATTTTTCTAAATTTTGCTTCGCCAAAATATTTGGAGCAAATAGGTGTAAAAAGCCTAAAATTTGGACTTTTGCATGAGTCAAACGGACGAGATGGTAGCAATTCAAGAAGCTGGAATAGAGCTTATGTGCAAAGTGATTTTGTTTTTGGCAAGCTTAGCATTTCGCCAAGAGCTTGGATGGTAGTAGGCAATAAGGGCGATAATAAAGATATATTAAAATACATTGGGCATGGCGATGTAAGGCTTAGCTACAACCTCAATGATCACATTTTTAGCCTAATGCTAAGAAATAACTTACATTTTGATAAAACAAATAAGGGTGCTGCTGAAATTTCATATATGTTTCCTATCTTCTCAACCGGAGTTTATGGCTATTTGCAGTATTTTACGGGATATGGCGAGAGTTTGATTGATTATAATAGGCATACTGATAAATTTGGTCTTGGTTTTGTTATTTTAAAATAA
- a CDS encoding molybdenum cofactor guanylyltransferase has translation MQTCVILAGGKSSRMGQDKTLLPFGGFKTLTHYEVAKFSKVFGEVYVSSKFEKFSPPLKLIKDENSNNYSPMLALYSILKNFDHSIFVIPADMPFFDLKSLEELVRFKDEFDMVVASDNEHIHSLCGFFSPRLATLAHEFYLKNEHKIGLLRKSCKCKVINFKDSEQFFNVNFPDEYEMAKKIQEKKIDDE, from the coding sequence ATGCAAACTTGCGTGATTTTAGCAGGTGGCAAAAGCTCGCGTATGGGGCAAGATAAGACACTTTTGCCATTTGGTGGTTTTAAGACGCTTACTCATTATGAGGTTGCGAAATTTAGCAAAGTTTTTGGCGAAGTTTATGTAAGCTCAAAATTTGAAAAATTTAGCCCGCCACTAAAGCTTATAAAAGATGAAAATAGCAATAACTATTCGCCAATGCTCGCACTTTACTCCATTCTTAAAAATTTTGATCATAGCATTTTTGTGATACCAGCTGATATGCCATTTTTTGATCTTAAAAGTTTGGAGGAGCTTGTTAGATTTAAAGATGAATTTGATATGGTTGTGGCTAGTGATAATGAGCACATTCACTCGCTTTGTGGTTTTTTTAGCCCAAGGCTTGCCACTTTGGCTCATGAGTTTTATTTAAAAAATGAGCATAAAATCGGACTTTTGAGAAAAAGCTGTAAATGCAAAGTCATAAATTTTAAAGATAGTGAGCAGTTTTTTAATGTTAATTTCCCTGACGAATACGAAATGGCAAAGAAAATCCAAGAAAAGAAGATAGATGATGAGTAA
- a CDS encoding GntP family permease, with product MSGISLIVCFIVAIILMIVMISKLKMHPFLALMSISLMLAIVAGIDLSKIPAMIGVGFSGTFKSIGIVIIFGTIIGTVLEKTGAALKLADMVVKLVGQKRPELAMLIMGWVVGIPVFCDSGFVVLNSIREALYKKISASPVAMSVALSGGLYASHVFIPPTPGPIAAAGTLGLGGNLLLVIIMGTVVSIPVLLAVYFFSKSIGKSVTISDKEADATITASYEELLKKFGTLPSGFLSLAPIIMPIIFMAIGSIVDVLAKQGMLDKASFLPKVLLFLGNPIIALAIGVIFCVFLLAESKKIKEFDHITNESLKIAGPILFITAAGGVLGNVITEAGFVNFIKENASTIKAIGIFFPFIISAVLKTAQGSSTVAIITTASIMGAFSADNSLMQTLGFTSEISAALCVMAIASGAMCVSHANDSYFWVVTNFSKMTADQGYRTQTAMTFIMGVVGMISVYILSLVLL from the coding sequence ATGAGCGGAATCTCACTAATTGTCTGTTTTATTGTAGCCATCATACTTATGATCGTTATGATCTCTAAGCTAAAAATGCATCCATTTTTAGCACTTATGAGCATATCTTTGATGCTAGCAATCGTCGCAGGTATCGATCTATCCAAGATCCCAGCGATGATAGGTGTCGGCTTTAGTGGCACATTTAAGAGCATCGGTATCGTTATTATCTTTGGGACGATCATCGGCACCGTGCTTGAAAAAACGGGAGCTGCTTTAAAGCTAGCTGACATGGTTGTAAAGCTAGTCGGACAAAAGCGTCCAGAGCTTGCCATGCTTATAATGGGCTGGGTTGTCGGCATTCCGGTATTTTGCGATAGTGGATTTGTCGTTTTAAACTCTATTCGCGAGGCGCTTTATAAGAAAATTTCAGCAAGCCCAGTCGCGATGTCAGTCGCACTTAGTGGTGGTCTATACGCATCTCACGTCTTCATCCCGCCAACACCAGGCCCAATAGCAGCAGCTGGCACACTTGGTCTTGGCGGAAATTTACTCCTTGTTATCATCATGGGAACAGTCGTTTCTATCCCAGTTTTACTAGCTGTCTATTTCTTTTCAAAGAGTATTGGCAAAAGCGTGACTATCAGCGATAAAGAGGCTGACGCTACTATCACAGCTAGCTACGAGGAGCTTTTAAAGAAATTTGGCACGCTACCTAGCGGATTTTTGAGCCTTGCTCCTATCATTATGCCTATCATCTTTATGGCAATTGGTTCGATCGTTGATGTACTAGCAAAACAGGGCATGCTTGATAAGGCTTCTTTTTTACCAAAAGTACTTTTATTTTTAGGCAACCCTATCATCGCTCTTGCTATTGGCGTGATCTTTTGCGTATTTTTGCTGGCCGAGTCTAAAAAGATAAAAGAATTTGACCATATCACGAATGAATCTTTAAAGATCGCTGGTCCTATCCTATTTATCACCGCAGCTGGTGGTGTTTTGGGCAACGTCATCACTGAAGCTGGATTTGTAAATTTCATAAAAGAAAATGCCTCTACTATAAAAGCGATAGGAATTTTCTTCCCATTCATCATCTCAGCCGTGTTAAAAACCGCTCAAGGAAGCTCAACTGTGGCTATCATCACAACAGCATCTATCATGGGTGCATTTAGTGCTGATAACTCACTTATGCAAACACTTGGCTTTACGAGTGAAATTTCAGCTGCTCTTTGTGTCATGGCGATAGCATCTGGTGCGATGTGTGTATCTCACGCAAACGACAGCTACTTCTGGGTTGTGACAAATTTCAGCAAAATGACTGCTGATCAAGGATATCGCACACAAACAGCGATGACATTTATAATGGGTGTCGTTGGTATGATTAGCGTTTACATCTTATCGTTGGTGCTTTTATGA
- a CDS encoding glycerate kinase — MRILVAIDSLKGSLSSLEAGLAVKEGLEEIGCEVVVKPIADGGEGSVEAMADALGAKFIDTIVKNPLGIEILARYALKDDLAILEMSSASGLTLINPDERNPLKTSTFGFGQMIKDAIAKGARKFIIGIGGSATNDAGTGMLSALGFKFYDKDGALLEGKGENLAKICEFTDEEALKELKDCEFLIACDVDNPLYGMNGAAHVYAPQKGANGRMVKELDDGLKHFATLVKEKTNSKFHTQKGAGAAGGLGFAFVAFLGAKLRPGIEIITQTIALEDEIKKADLVITGEGRMDFQSSMGKTPTGVAKLAKKYHKPVIAFAGSVQKCAKDCHKNGIDAYFCILNEPVSLEEAMRKDVTIRNLKMTAEQVIRLYMLNYKA, encoded by the coding sequence ATGAGAATTTTGGTTGCGATTGATTCATTAAAAGGCTCGCTTAGCTCTCTTGAAGCGGGCCTTGCTGTAAAAGAAGGACTAGAAGAGATTGGCTGCGAGGTCGTTGTCAAGCCTATCGCAGATGGTGGCGAGGGTAGTGTAGAGGCGATGGCTGATGCACTTGGTGCGAAATTTATAGATACGATAGTAAAAAATCCACTTGGAATTGAAATTTTAGCTAGATATGCATTAAAAGATGACCTTGCTATACTTGAAATGTCAAGTGCTTCTGGCCTTACACTCATAAATCCAGATGAGAGAAATCCACTAAAAACTAGTACATTTGGCTTTGGTCAGATGATAAAAGATGCCATTGCTAAAGGTGCCAGAAAATTTATCATTGGCATCGGCGGAAGTGCGACAAATGACGCTGGTACAGGCATGCTTAGTGCACTTGGCTTTAAATTTTATGATAAAGATGGTGCTTTACTTGAAGGAAAAGGCGAGAATTTAGCCAAAATTTGTGAGTTTACAGATGAAGAGGCGCTAAAAGAGCTAAAGGATTGCGAGTTTTTAATAGCCTGCGATGTAGACAATCCTCTTTATGGCATGAATGGAGCAGCTCACGTTTATGCCCCTCAAAAGGGTGCAAATGGCCGTATGGTAAAAGAGCTTGATGATGGGCTAAAACACTTTGCAACTCTTGTAAAAGAAAAGACTAATAGCAAATTTCACACACAAAAAGGTGCTGGTGCCGCTGGCGGGCTTGGCTTTGCATTCGTGGCATTTTTAGGAGCAAAACTTCGCCCAGGCATCGAGATCATCACGCAGACTATTGCGCTTGAGGATGAGATCAAAAAGGCTGATCTAGTCATCACTGGTGAAGGTCGTATGGACTTTCAAAGCTCAATGGGCAAGACTCCAACTGGGGTTGCAAAACTAGCAAAAAAGTATCATAAGCCAGTGATCGCATTTGCTGGAAGCGTGCAAAAATGTGCCAAAGATTGCCACAAAAATGGAATCGATGCCTATTTTTGTATATTAAATGAGCCAGTGAGTCTTGAAGAAGCGATGAGAAAAGATGTCACGATTAGAAATTTAAAGATGACAGCAGAGCAAGTCATTCGCCTTTACATGCTAAACTACAAAGCATAA
- the leuC gene encoding 3-isopropylmalate dehydratase large subunit: protein MKQTITEKIFSDHVGKEVGAGEIIESKIDMIIGNDITTPISIKQFERSGAKKLANPDGFAIVMDHYIPTKDILSANQAKISREFAYKHDLKNYFDEKDMGIEHALLPEKGLVIPGDVIIGADSHTCTHGALGAFSTGMGSTDLAYAMITGKNWFKVPESIKVIFKGKLDKHVYGKDLILEIIRQIGVDGALYKALEFSGEVIEGLSMDDRFSMCNMAIEAGAKSGIIAVDEITKEFLKDKNLRDKPKFFYSDEGAKYDKILEIDVTNLDPVIAYPFLPSNGKSVRQAVHDDLAIDQAFIGSCTNGRLSDLRIAAQILKGKKVARKTRLIITPATQKIARAAEKEGLIDIFIEAGAVVSNPTCGACLGGYMGILGANERCISTTNRNFVGRMGDRTSEIYLANSAVVAASAIAGKIADPRDL, encoded by the coding sequence ATGAAACAAACTATCACCGAGAAAATATTTTCAGATCACGTTGGCAAAGAGGTAGGCGCAGGAGAGATCATCGAAAGTAAGATCGATATGATCATAGGCAACGACATCACGACACCTATTTCGATCAAGCAGTTCGAGCGAAGTGGCGCTAAAAAGCTAGCTAACCCAGACGGCTTTGCCATCGTGATGGACCACTACATCCCGACAAAGGACATCCTAAGTGCAAATCAAGCCAAAATTTCACGCGAATTTGCCTACAAACACGACCTTAAAAACTATTTTGATGAAAAAGATATGGGCATTGAGCACGCGCTTTTACCTGAAAAAGGCCTAGTCATCCCAGGTGATGTCATCATCGGCGCAGATAGTCACACCTGTACACACGGCGCTCTTGGAGCGTTTAGCACCGGCATGGGCAGCACCGACCTAGCTTATGCGATGATCACTGGCAAAAACTGGTTTAAAGTGCCTGAGAGCATTAAAGTCATATTTAAAGGTAAGCTTGATAAGCATGTTTATGGCAAGGATCTTATCCTTGAGATCATCCGTCAAATAGGCGTTGATGGCGCACTTTATAAGGCGCTTGAGTTTAGTGGCGAGGTAATAGAGGGCCTTAGTATGGATGATAGATTTTCAATGTGCAACATGGCGATCGAGGCTGGCGCAAAGAGTGGTATCATCGCGGTTGATGAGATCACAAAAGAGTTTTTAAAAGATAAAAATTTACGCGATAAACCAAAATTTTTCTACTCAGACGAGGGTGCAAAATATGACAAAATTTTAGAGATCGATGTGACTAATCTTGATCCAGTCATAGCATATCCATTTTTGCCAAGCAACGGCAAGAGCGTAAGACAGGCGGTTCATGACGATTTAGCCATTGATCAAGCATTTATCGGTTCATGTACGAATGGCCGTCTAAGCGACCTACGTATCGCAGCACAAATTTTAAAAGGCAAAAAAGTAGCCCGTAAAACAAGGCTCATCATCACTCCAGCGACGCAAAAGATCGCAAGAGCTGCCGAAAAAGAGGGCTTAATCGACATTTTCATCGAAGCAGGAGCGGTCGTGAGCAATCCAACTTGTGGCGCTTGTCTTGGCGGATATATGGGAATTTTAGGTGCAAATGAGCGCTGTATCTCGACGACGAATAGAAATTTCGTAGGACGTATGGGCGATAGAACGAGTGAAATTTATCTAGCCAACTCAGCAGTTGTAGCAGCCTCAGCCATAGCAGGTAAAATCGCCGACCCAAGGGACTTATAA
- a CDS encoding SemiSWEET family transporter, whose protein sequence is MLGWIGTCLSVVMYFSYIPQIMGNLDGNKTPFIQPLAAALNCTIWTSYGLLKAKKDYPLSAANFPGIIFGLLATITAF, encoded by the coding sequence ATTTTAGGCTGGATCGGCACATGCCTATCAGTTGTTATGTACTTTTCATACATCCCACAAATAATGGGCAACCTTGACGGCAACAAAACGCCTTTTATACAGCCACTAGCAGCCGCACTAAACTGCACAATCTGGACAAGCTACGGACTATTAAAAGCTAAAAAAGACTATCCACTTTCTGCTGCAAACTTCCCAGGCATAATCTTTGGTCTTTTGGCTACAATAACAGCGTTTTAA